One window from the genome of Micromonospora aurantiaca ATCC 27029 encodes:
- the coaD gene encoding pantetheine-phosphate adenylyltransferase: MRRAVCPGSFDPVTNGHLDIIGRASRLFDEVIVGVLVNQSKQGLFTVEERIAMLREVTASYDNVRVESFRGLLVDFCRAQQASVLIKGLRAVSDFDYELQMAQMNIGLAGVETLFMPTNPLYSFISSSLIKDVAKWGGDISAHVPDLVRAQLATRLRP, encoded by the coding sequence ATGAGACGTGCGGTCTGCCCGGGCTCGTTCGACCCGGTCACCAACGGACACCTCGACATCATCGGCCGGGCCAGCCGGTTGTTCGACGAGGTGATCGTCGGAGTGCTGGTCAACCAGTCGAAGCAGGGCCTGTTCACCGTCGAGGAGCGGATCGCCATGCTCCGCGAGGTGACCGCCTCGTACGACAACGTCCGGGTGGAGTCGTTCCGCGGCCTGCTCGTCGACTTCTGCCGCGCCCAGCAGGCGAGTGTGCTGATCAAGGGCCTGCGTGCGGTGAGCGACTTCGACTACGAGCTGCAGATGGCGCAGATGAACATCGGCCTGGCCGGCGTGGAGACACTCTTCATGCCGACCAACCCGCTCTACTCGTTCATCTCGTCCAGCCTGATCAAGGACGTGGCGAAGTGGGGCGGCGACATCTCCGCCCACGTCCCCGACCTGGTCCGAGCCCAGCTCGCCACCCGCCTCCGCCCCTGA
- a CDS encoding serine hydrolase domain-containing protein, which produces MSTPSLEHGVLLLTRGDELAVDRVAGVADEASGRLCTAATRFQIASISKQMAAAAVLLLAERGALSLSDPVVRRLPGTPPPEWSGITLHHLLTHTSGLGHWEDYPAIDLHGPAEPDELLDRFAALPPLFRPGAGWHYSSPGYVLLARTVERVADRPYAEFLADEVFAPLGMTGSFAGAGDGRPDLAVGHVGGRPVPSWDLATVSMGAGDVWCTGADLVTWLDVPRRGRLLAPDSVAAMTAPHAATGRSGEAYGYGFFVGPLAGRRALHHSGDNGGYKAFAAWLPESDQRLVLLTNRAEVDPRTITSALDTPDAR; this is translated from the coding sequence ATGTCGACACCATCACTCGAACACGGCGTGCTGCTTCTGACCCGGGGCGACGAACTCGCTGTGGACCGGGTCGCCGGAGTCGCCGACGAGGCGTCCGGCCGGCTGTGCACGGCGGCGACGCGGTTCCAGATCGCGTCGATCAGCAAGCAGATGGCCGCAGCGGCGGTGCTGCTGCTCGCCGAGCGGGGGGCGCTGAGCCTGTCCGATCCGGTGGTACGCCGGCTGCCCGGCACGCCGCCGCCGGAGTGGTCCGGCATCACGCTGCACCACCTGCTCACCCACACCTCCGGCCTGGGCCACTGGGAGGACTACCCGGCGATCGACCTGCACGGGCCGGCCGAGCCGGACGAGCTGCTCGACCGGTTCGCGGCGCTGCCGCCGCTGTTCCGGCCCGGCGCGGGGTGGCACTACAGCAGCCCCGGCTACGTGCTGCTGGCCCGGACCGTCGAGCGCGTGGCCGACCGGCCGTACGCCGAGTTCCTCGCCGACGAGGTCTTCGCGCCGCTGGGCATGACCGGTAGCTTCGCCGGTGCGGGCGACGGACGGCCGGACCTGGCGGTCGGACACGTGGGCGGCCGTCCGGTGCCGTCGTGGGACCTGGCGACCGTCAGCATGGGCGCGGGTGACGTCTGGTGCACCGGCGCGGACCTGGTCACCTGGCTGGACGTACCGCGCCGGGGCCGGCTGCTCGCCCCGGACTCGGTGGCGGCGATGACCGCACCGCACGCGGCCACCGGACGGTCCGGGGAGGCGTACGGCTACGGCTTCTTCGTCGGCCCGCTGGCCGGCCGTCGGGCGCTGCACCACTCCGGGGACAACGGCGGCTACAAGGCGTTCGCCGCCTGGCTGCCCGAATCCGACCAGCGGCTCGTCCTGCTGACGAACCGGGCCGAGGTCGATCCGCGAACGATCACGTCGGCGCTCGACACCCCCGACGCGCGGTGA
- the rpmF gene encoding 50S ribosomal protein L32 yields the protein MAVPKRKMSRSNTRARRANWKASAVATVACPQCKSAKLPHTACSVCGTYNGRQVLEV from the coding sequence GTGGCCGTCCCCAAGCGCAAGATGTCGCGCAGCAACACCCGCGCCCGCCGGGCGAACTGGAAGGCCTCGGCGGTGGCGACCGTGGCCTGCCCGCAGTGCAAGTCGGCCAAGCTGCCGCACACCGCCTGCTCCGTCTGCGGCACCTACAACGGCCGTCAGGTCCTCGAGGTCTGA
- the rsmD gene encoding 16S rRNA (guanine(966)-N(2))-methyltransferase RsmD, producing MTRIVAGTLGGRRIAAPPGAGTRPTSDRVREALFSAVHSHVDLDGARFADLYAGSGAVGLEALSRGAAHVLLVESDARAARVIRENIAALRAAPAARLVTGKVATVLAAGPTDGPYDVVFADPPYAVPDAEITAMLSALVDGAWLAPDALVVVERSSRTGPVTWVEGVTPERSRRYGETTLWYGRRS from the coding sequence GTGACCCGGATCGTGGCCGGCACGCTCGGCGGCCGGCGGATCGCCGCGCCACCAGGCGCCGGCACCCGTCCCACCTCGGACCGGGTCCGTGAGGCGCTGTTCAGCGCCGTGCACTCCCACGTCGACCTGGACGGGGCGCGCTTCGCCGACCTGTACGCCGGTTCCGGTGCGGTCGGTCTGGAGGCGCTGTCCCGGGGCGCGGCCCACGTCCTGCTCGTCGAGTCCGACGCGCGGGCCGCCCGGGTGATCCGGGAGAACATCGCCGCGCTCCGGGCCGCGCCGGCCGCGCGCCTGGTCACCGGCAAGGTCGCCACCGTGCTGGCGGCCGGGCCCACCGACGGGCCGTACGACGTGGTCTTCGCCGATCCGCCGTACGCGGTGCCGGACGCCGAGATCACCGCGATGCTGTCCGCGCTGGTCGACGGCGCCTGGCTCGCCCCGGACGCCCTGGTGGTCGTCGAGCGGTCCAGCCGTACCGGACCGGTCACGTGGGTGGAAGGTGTCACTCCGGAGCGCAGCAGACGTTACGGCGAGACCACTCTTTGGTACGGTCGCCGATCATGA
- the recG gene encoding ATP-dependent DNA helicase RecG yields MTGEAATVDTPLKKLVGERTAKALAGHLDLHTAGDLIYHFPRRYDERGEHTDIRSLDVGEQVTVLAQVQRTAVRPMRQRRGNLLEVTVGDGSGGVLTCTFFGNQAWRERELRPGRWGLFAGKVTEFRGKRQLNGPEYVLLGEGSEGEAAANEEVEEFAGALIPVYPAAAAVPTWVIARCVRVVLDTFTPPEDPLPATVRATRNLADIGTALREIHRPTSKEALYRARRRLKWDEAFAVQLTLVQRKQRAAASPGRARPAKAGGLLDAFDARLPYELTSGQQVVGREIAADLARPHPMHRLLQGEVGSGKTVVALRAMLQVVDAGGQAALLAPTEVLAAQHHRGILDLLGPLGRAGELGAADDATRVELVTGSLGAAARRRALAEVAEGRAGIVLGTHALLYEGVDFHDLGLVVVDEQHRFGVEQRDALRAKAEQPPHVLVMTATPIPRTVAMTVYGDLETSTLSQLPQGRSPIASHVVPAAEKPAFLDRAWRRLREEVTKGHQAYVVCPRIGEGPVSDEEPPREDDNGRRPPLAVTEVAPLLAEGPLHGLRIGVLHGRLPADEKDAVMRAYADGELDVLVATTVVEVGVNVPNATVMIVLDADRFGVSQLHQLRGRVGRGSAAGLCLLVTEAAEGSSARERLDAVASTTDGFKLAELDLEQRREGDVLGATQSGRRSHLRLLSLLRDTELIRDARAEAIELVEDDPDLSRHPALAASVAALVDEERAEYLEKG; encoded by the coding sequence ATGACTGGTGAAGCGGCCACTGTGGACACGCCGCTCAAGAAGCTGGTCGGCGAGCGCACCGCGAAGGCGCTGGCCGGGCATCTCGACCTGCACACCGCGGGCGACCTGATCTACCACTTCCCGCGCCGGTACGACGAGCGCGGCGAGCACACCGACATCCGTTCGCTCGACGTGGGGGAGCAGGTCACAGTGCTCGCCCAGGTGCAGCGCACAGCGGTGCGCCCGATGCGCCAGCGGCGCGGCAACCTGCTGGAGGTCACCGTCGGCGACGGCTCCGGCGGCGTGCTCACCTGCACGTTCTTCGGCAACCAGGCGTGGCGGGAACGGGAGCTGCGGCCCGGCCGGTGGGGGCTGTTCGCCGGCAAGGTGACCGAGTTCCGGGGCAAGCGGCAGCTCAACGGCCCGGAGTACGTCCTGCTCGGCGAGGGCAGCGAGGGCGAGGCGGCCGCAAACGAGGAGGTCGAGGAGTTCGCCGGGGCGCTGATCCCGGTCTACCCGGCCGCGGCGGCGGTCCCGACCTGGGTGATCGCCCGCTGCGTCCGCGTCGTGCTCGACACGTTCACCCCGCCGGAGGACCCGCTGCCGGCCACCGTGCGGGCCACCCGCAACCTGGCCGACATCGGCACCGCGCTGCGCGAGATCCACCGCCCGACCAGCAAGGAGGCGCTCTACCGGGCCCGCCGCCGGCTGAAGTGGGACGAGGCGTTCGCCGTGCAGCTCACGCTGGTGCAGCGCAAGCAGCGGGCGGCGGCGTCCCCGGGGCGGGCCCGGCCGGCGAAGGCGGGCGGCCTGCTCGACGCGTTCGACGCCCGGCTGCCGTACGAGCTGACCTCCGGCCAGCAGGTCGTCGGGCGGGAGATCGCCGCCGACCTGGCCCGGCCGCACCCGATGCACCGGCTGCTCCAGGGCGAGGTGGGCTCCGGCAAGACGGTGGTGGCGCTGCGCGCCATGCTCCAGGTGGTCGACGCCGGTGGGCAGGCCGCACTGCTGGCCCCGACCGAGGTGCTCGCCGCCCAGCACCACAGGGGCATCCTCGACCTGCTCGGCCCGCTCGGCCGGGCCGGTGAGCTGGGCGCCGCCGACGACGCCACGCGGGTGGAGCTGGTCACCGGCTCGCTCGGCGCGGCGGCCCGGCGCCGGGCGCTGGCCGAGGTGGCCGAGGGGCGCGCCGGCATCGTGCTCGGCACGCACGCCCTGCTCTACGAGGGCGTCGACTTCCACGACCTCGGCCTGGTGGTGGTGGACGAGCAGCACCGCTTCGGCGTGGAGCAGCGCGACGCGCTGCGCGCCAAGGCCGAGCAGCCGCCGCACGTGCTGGTGATGACCGCCACCCCGATCCCGCGCACCGTGGCCATGACCGTCTACGGCGACCTGGAGACCTCCACGCTGTCCCAGCTCCCGCAGGGCCGCTCGCCGATCGCCTCGCACGTGGTCCCGGCCGCCGAGAAGCCGGCGTTCCTCGACCGGGCCTGGCGCCGGCTGCGCGAGGAGGTCACGAAGGGCCACCAGGCGTACGTGGTGTGCCCGCGTATCGGTGAGGGGCCGGTGTCGGACGAGGAGCCGCCGCGGGAGGACGACAACGGCCGCCGCCCGCCGCTGGCGGTGACCGAGGTGGCCCCGCTGCTGGCCGAGGGGCCGCTGCACGGGCTGCGGATCGGGGTGCTGCACGGGCGGCTGCCTGCGGACGAGAAGGACGCGGTGATGCGCGCGTACGCCGACGGCGAGCTGGACGTGCTGGTCGCGACCACAGTGGTCGAGGTCGGCGTGAACGTGCCGAACGCAACAGTGATGATCGTGCTGGACGCCGACCGGTTCGGCGTCTCCCAGCTGCACCAGTTGCGCGGCCGGGTGGGCCGGGGCTCGGCCGCCGGTCTCTGCCTGCTGGTCACCGAGGCGGCCGAGGGTTCGTCCGCGCGGGAGCGGCTCGACGCGGTCGCCTCCACCACCGACGGCTTCAAGCTCGCCGAACTCGATCTGGAGCAGCGCCGGGAGGGCGACGTGCTGGGCGCGACCCAGTCCGGCCGGCGTTCGCACCTGCGGCTGCTGTCGCTGCTGCGCGACACCGAGCTGATCCGCGACGCGCGGGCCGAGGCGATCGAACTGGTCGAGGACGACCCGGATCTTTCCCGGCATCCGGCGCTGGCGGCGTCGGTCGCCGCGCTCGTCGACGAGGAGCGCGCCGAATACCTGGAGAAGGGCTGA
- a CDS encoding YceD family protein has product MPKHSPSTLDPRSPLVLDTRELPRRPGALRTHKRVVPAPADLGVELISVPEGADLDLDLRLESVSEGVLVSGTVTGPVKGECGRCLREIDDSLAVTIQELYAYENSATDDTTDTDEVGRMQGDLIDLEPALRDAVVLALPTNPLCREDCPGLCPECGVHWDDLPADHSHQQVDPRWASLTQLTRTEE; this is encoded by the coding sequence ATGCCCAAACACTCGCCAAGCACACTCGACCCCAGGTCGCCGCTGGTTCTCGACACGAGGGAACTGCCGCGCCGACCTGGCGCGTTGCGTACGCACAAGCGGGTCGTGCCGGCACCGGCGGACCTCGGCGTGGAGTTGATCAGTGTGCCGGAGGGCGCGGACCTCGACCTCGACCTGAGGTTGGAGTCGGTGTCCGAGGGCGTGCTCGTCTCCGGGACCGTCACCGGTCCCGTCAAGGGCGAGTGCGGCCGCTGCCTGCGCGAGATCGACGACTCGTTGGCCGTGACGATCCAGGAGCTGTACGCGTACGAGAACAGCGCCACGGACGACACGACCGACACCGACGAGGTGGGCCGGATGCAGGGCGATCTGATCGACCTGGAGCCGGCGTTGCGGGATGCGGTGGTGCTGGCGCTGCCGACCAACCCGCTCTGCCGGGAGGACTGCCCAGGGCTGTGCCCCGAGTGTGGGGTGCACTGGGACGATCTGCCGGCCGACCACAGCCATCAGCAGGTCGACCCGCGTTGGGCGAGCCTGACGCAACTGACCCGTACAGAGGAGTAA